One Edaphobacter flagellatus genomic region harbors:
- a CDS encoding mechanosensitive ion channel family protein, producing the protein MRARWSERVAVLLLLLAVVLPAVSQTKRTAFPAVVMAPVQARFQPAPVRVDNRSIIEISWGFGSISPEVRARAISERLDKLARDTSQAVHFTINETDTSTDIMEDDLVIASVFDGDAAAAGVSRTALANQWLTALSGAVNQYRAEHSRERLLLRIGLTVLVLVVTLALLWLLVPLTRWLADVTARSVFDRLAHSRRQSWSLIDTKELNGLLRLVFRTVRLAASVFVLYLAFQILFSLFPQTRPLGERMLDGVLRPAEQFGRAAWNSAPSLVFILIIALVCRYVLHLVSFAFARIGEGQVRIEGFRPQWAPVTSRLVSLALILLAVLIAYPYIPGSESAAFKGFSLFLGVLVSLGSTGMVANVFNGIVLTYMDSFQTGDFIQIGETQGYVESTSLFVTRLRTRQQRVVTIPNAQVLSSQITNFSTAATNSLTLSTTAGIGYDTPWRQVEAMLLGAARNTRTVRQTPPPFVLEVSLNSFDITYELTVFLTGEVPINVVRAELNRNILDEFNQYGVQIMTPSYVADPAKPAVVAPENWFAEPSEKPAASEKKPDLQP; encoded by the coding sequence ATGAGAGCGCGATGGTCTGAACGGGTGGCAGTTTTGCTTCTTCTGTTGGCTGTAGTTCTGCCGGCAGTGTCGCAGACAAAGCGGACGGCTTTTCCGGCAGTCGTCATGGCTCCGGTTCAGGCTAGATTTCAGCCTGCTCCTGTCAGGGTCGACAATCGATCCATCATTGAAATCTCCTGGGGCTTTGGCAGTATCAGCCCTGAGGTTCGCGCCCGGGCGATCTCTGAGCGGCTCGACAAGCTTGCGCGGGATACATCGCAAGCCGTCCATTTCACCATCAATGAGACGGACACGAGCACGGACATTATGGAGGACGACCTCGTCATCGCATCGGTCTTCGATGGCGATGCGGCTGCTGCGGGTGTCTCACGGACTGCGCTTGCGAACCAGTGGCTGACGGCGCTGAGTGGAGCGGTCAATCAGTATCGCGCCGAGCACAGTCGCGAGCGACTGCTGTTGCGTATTGGACTGACGGTTCTGGTGCTTGTCGTGACGCTGGCTCTATTGTGGCTGCTGGTGCCGCTTACGCGCTGGCTCGCAGATGTAACGGCGCGTTCGGTCTTCGACCGGCTGGCTCACTCTCGCCGTCAGAGCTGGTCTTTGATCGATACGAAGGAGCTGAATGGCTTGCTTCGGCTTGTCTTCAGGACAGTGCGCCTGGCGGCTTCGGTCTTCGTTCTCTATCTTGCGTTCCAGATTTTGTTTTCTCTCTTTCCGCAGACTCGCCCGCTTGGCGAACGGATGCTCGATGGCGTTTTGCGGCCCGCGGAGCAGTTCGGACGGGCGGCGTGGAACAGTGCTCCTTCGCTGGTCTTCATTCTGATCATCGCGCTGGTCTGTCGTTATGTTCTGCATCTTGTCTCCTTTGCTTTTGCCCGCATTGGCGAAGGGCAAGTACGCATTGAAGGCTTCAGGCCGCAGTGGGCACCAGTCACGTCCAGGCTGGTGAGTCTTGCGCTGATTCTGCTGGCTGTTCTGATTGCTTATCCATATATTCCCGGGTCGGAGTCGGCGGCGTTCAAGGGCTTTTCGCTCTTTCTCGGAGTGCTGGTCTCGCTGGGATCGACGGGCATGGTTGCGAATGTTTTCAACGGCATTGTGCTGACGTATATGGACTCGTTTCAGACAGGCGATTTTATCCAGATCGGCGAGACGCAGGGATATGTAGAGTCGACTTCTTTGTTTGTTACGAGGCTGCGTACGCGACAGCAGCGGGTTGTGACGATTCCAAATGCTCAGGTGCTGAGCAGCCAGATTACGAACTTCAGTACGGCGGCGACGAACTCGCTGACGCTTTCGACGACTGCGGGTATCGGTTATGACACGCCGTGGCGACAGGTGGAGGCGATGTTGCTGGGCGCGGCGCGGAATACGCGGACGGTGCGCCAGACGCCGCCTCCGTTCGTGCTTGAGGTGTCGTTGAACTCGTTCGATATCACTTATGAGCTGACTGTCTTTCTGACGGGTGAGGTTCCGATTAATGTTGTGCGGGCTGAGCTCAACCGCAACATTCTGGATGAGTTCAATCAGTACGGTGTGCAGATTATGACGCCGTCGTATGTGGCTGATCCGGCCAAGCCTGCGGTTGTGGCTCCGGAGAACTGGTTTGCGGAGCCTTCGGAGAAGCCGGCTGCAAGTGAAAAGAAGCCCGATTTGCAGCCGTAA
- a CDS encoding PadR family transcriptional regulator, translated as MDKNMQQRANVLQGTLDMLILRTLVYGPAHGREIGKHIQRTTNDFLQMQHGSLYPALHRLEAKGWVVSKWETAPDRNREFKYYRLTEKGRKQLVIEESQWKQMAEAVARVMWPAGEES; from the coding sequence ATGGATAAGAATATGCAGCAGCGTGCGAACGTACTCCAGGGAACTCTGGACATGCTCATTCTGCGAACACTTGTTTACGGCCCAGCTCATGGTCGTGAGATTGGCAAGCATATTCAGCGGACCACCAACGACTTCCTTCAAATGCAGCATGGCTCTCTCTATCCTGCGCTGCACCGTCTGGAAGCAAAGGGATGGGTTGTTTCCAAATGGGAGACGGCGCCTGATCGCAATCGGGAATTCAAGTATTACCGGCTTACCGAAAAAGGCAGAAAACAGCTTGTAATCGAAGAATCGCAGTGGAAGCAGATGGCCGAAGCTGTGGCGCGCGTCATGTGGCCCGCCGGTGAGGAGAGCTGA
- a CDS encoding diflavin oxidoreductase, whose translation MSEVLEQQANAGAGHAQKYTRNNPYQSNVNVNYLLTAEGSEKETRHVELAVEAGMTYTPGDAVGIIPENRPEAVADVLKALSYKGDERVLDHYKVEISLEEALRTRLGIGKLARGSVGQYAKLAPNVEGLQVLTGPDNRARAEEYCWGREFVDLATDFPGVITDPQQLFNVLQRLTPRMYSISSSQKVHPDSVHTTVRVIRYDSHGRERQGVASGHIGDRAGEGTVMPIFLHSNNNFRLPEDSNAPVIMIGPGTGIAPFRAFLEEREATGAKGKNWLFFGEQREKMDFLYKDQLLGMVNKGVLTHLHTAFSRDQHNKVYVQDRIQENAKEVFDWLEQGAYFYVCGDATRMAKDVENALLDAIAKGSNGTLEHAAEYLATMKKQKRYQRDVY comes from the coding sequence ATGAGCGAAGTTCTGGAGCAGCAAGCGAACGCAGGGGCGGGGCACGCCCAAAAGTACACGCGGAACAATCCGTACCAGTCGAATGTCAATGTCAACTACCTTCTGACGGCTGAGGGTTCGGAGAAGGAGACGCGTCACGTCGAGCTGGCGGTTGAAGCGGGCATGACGTATACGCCGGGCGACGCGGTTGGCATTATTCCGGAGAACCGTCCTGAGGCGGTCGCGGATGTGCTGAAGGCGCTGAGTTATAAGGGTGACGAGCGCGTTCTGGACCACTACAAGGTTGAGATCTCGCTGGAAGAGGCGCTGCGCACGCGTCTTGGAATCGGCAAGCTGGCGCGCGGCAGCGTGGGACAGTATGCAAAGCTGGCTCCGAACGTCGAAGGGCTTCAGGTTCTGACCGGGCCTGACAATCGCGCCCGCGCTGAGGAGTATTGCTGGGGCCGTGAGTTTGTCGATCTGGCTACGGATTTTCCCGGCGTGATCACCGATCCGCAGCAGTTGTTCAACGTGCTGCAGCGCCTGACGCCGCGCATGTACTCGATCTCGTCGAGCCAGAAGGTTCATCCTGACAGCGTGCACACGACAGTGCGCGTGATTCGTTACGATTCGCACGGACGCGAGCGGCAGGGTGTGGCGAGCGGACATATTGGCGATCGCGCGGGTGAGGGAACGGTGATGCCAATCTTCCTGCACTCGAACAACAACTTCCGCTTACCGGAGGACTCGAATGCTCCGGTGATCATGATCGGGCCGGGAACCGGTATCGCGCCGTTCCGCGCGTTTCTTGAGGAGCGCGAGGCGACGGGCGCGAAGGGCAAGAACTGGCTGTTCTTCGGCGAGCAGCGCGAGAAGATGGACTTTCTGTATAAGGACCAGCTTCTGGGCATGGTGAACAAGGGCGTACTGACGCATCTGCATACCGCGTTTTCGCGCGACCAGCACAACAAGGTATATGTGCAGGACCGTATTCAGGAGAACGCCAAAGAGGTGTTCGACTGGCTGGAGCAGGGCGCTTACTTCTATGTTTGCGGCGATGCGACGCGCATGGCAAAGGACGTAGAGAATGCTCTGCTGGATGCGATTGCGAAGGGCTCAAACGGCACGCTGGAACATGCTGCCGAGTACCTGGCGACGATGAAGAAGCAGAAGCGCTATCAGCGCGACGTGTATTAG
- a CDS encoding sugar phosphate isomerase/epimerase family protein, giving the protein MADLSRLSFNQMTAGKASLGDVVKACVKHNVGWIGPWRHAVGVNPQAAAQLIRSAGLKVSSLCRGGMFPAATAEERRRRIEDNLRAIDEAAAIGTDLLVLVNGPAPGRDIDGARQMVVDGIAAVAGHAAQSGVRLGVEPLHPMFAADRSVVVTMGEANEIAARFPAGQVGLVVDVYHIWWDPQVYAEIAKAGDRIFAFHVSDWIVPTPDFLMGRGMMGDGVIELQRLRGAAERAGYKGPIEVEIFNEALWARPADEIVGLVAERFQEFV; this is encoded by the coding sequence CTCTCCAGACTGAGCTTCAACCAGATGACGGCGGGAAAGGCTTCGCTGGGTGACGTCGTCAAGGCTTGCGTGAAGCACAACGTTGGGTGGATCGGGCCGTGGCGTCATGCCGTCGGCGTGAATCCGCAAGCCGCAGCACAGTTGATTCGCAGCGCGGGTTTGAAGGTGTCCAGCCTGTGCCGCGGCGGTATGTTTCCTGCTGCTACGGCAGAAGAGCGTCGCCGTCGCATTGAGGACAATCTTCGCGCTATCGATGAGGCTGCAGCGATCGGCACCGATCTTCTGGTGCTCGTCAACGGCCCTGCTCCAGGACGCGATATCGATGGGGCGCGTCAGATGGTTGTTGATGGTATTGCCGCCGTTGCAGGCCATGCGGCGCAGAGCGGAGTACGGCTCGGCGTTGAGCCGCTGCATCCCATGTTTGCCGCTGACCGTAGTGTGGTCGTGACTATGGGGGAGGCGAATGAGATTGCAGCTCGCTTTCCGGCGGGACAGGTTGGCCTGGTCGTCGATGTCTATCACATCTGGTGGGACCCGCAGGTGTATGCAGAGATCGCGAAAGCAGGTGACAGGATATTCGCGTTTCATGTGTCGGACTGGATCGTGCCGACTCCCGATTTTTTGATGGGACGTGGCATGATGGGTGACGGTGTTATCGAGCTGCAGCGTCTACGGGGCGCCGCCGAGCGCGCAGGGTACAAAGGGCCGATTGAGGTTGAGATTTTCAATGAGGCGCTCTGGGCTCGGCCGGCGGATGAGATCGTTGGGCTTGTGGCGGAACGCTTTCAGGAGTTTGTCTGA